The window CTTGGCAACGAGGCGGCATTATAGGGAGCTTGCTTCAGATCACAAGATCTTTTTTCAACTCTCGCCGATCTTTTTAGAAACGGCTAAAAGATGTACTGGGAACTTTAGTTCCTGCTTGCAGACCAACCTACTAGATAACTACATAAAGAGGGGTACCCCATGGGCTTGCGTTATCTGGGCTGTGTAGCCTTACTTTGTATAAGTACGGCCTACGCCACCGACACTTCATTACATGACCTGCTGGAGAGCCAGGTCAAAACCAACAATTCGGTACCCAAGGGAGTGTCGGTACTGCTGCAGAATTACCCAAGCGCGTCACAACTGATCTTGGCGGAGGCTTTTCGGACCTATCCCCAACAGGTGCCGGCTATCATCAAAGCCGTGGTACATCATCAACCTGCCTTAGCGGCATTAGCGGTAGATCAGGCATTGAAGCTGCCGGGGGTCAGCACCGGTGCCATAGTCCAGGCGGCGATCAGTGCCGATCCGGCCTGCTCTGACCTGGTGATTGGTTCGGCCATGCAAGATGAACCCGACCAATTCCATGACATTATCACCGTTGCCCTTTCCACCGAGCCTTTGGCGGTAGACAGCATAGTGCAGTCGGCTGCCATGGAAAGACCAGAGCGGATCCGTGAACTGATACAGCTGGTCCAGGAGTTGGTGCCTGACCAGGTGGATGAAATATTAGCGAACCTTCATGCCCTTTTCCCCAATGACCCTGCCACCGAAACAGAGCAGGTTCAGGCCAACAACCACTGAGCTATAAAAGAGGCATAAAAAAAACCGAGGCAGATGCCTCGGTTTTTTCATTTCTGGCGAGTCGCTTTACTCAGCAGCAGCTTCTTCAGCAGCAGCTTCAGTCGCAACAGGACGATCAACCAGTTCTACGAAAGCCATGGGGGCGTTGTCGCCGGCACGGAAACCGCACTTCAGAATGCGCAGGTAACCGCCGGGGCGATCTTGGTAACGCGGACCCAGTTCGTTGAACAGTTTGCCTACAACCTCTTTATCGCGGGTGCGGGCAAAGGCCAGACGACGGTTAGCAACACTGTCGGTCTTAGCCAGGGTGATCAACGGCTCAACCACGCGACGCAGCTCTTTCGCCTTCGGCACGGTCGTCTTGATAACTTCATGACGAACCAGGGAACTGGCCATGTTACGGAACATGGCCTGGCGGTGGCTGCTGTTGCGATTTAGTTGACGACCACTCTTACGATGGCGCATGGGAGTTTCCTTTTAACTAAATCAGTTGAACACGTAACCTGATTAATCTCTGTCGACCAGACTGGCAGGCGGCCAGTTCTCCAGGCGCATGCCCAGAGAAAGACCACGGGAGGCCAATACGTCTTTGATTTCAGTCAGAGATTTCTTACCAAGGTTAGGCGTCTTGAGGAGCTCTACCTCGGTACGCTGTACCAGGTCACCGATGTAGTGGATGGCTTCTGCCTTCAAGCAGTTAGCCGAACGCACTGTAAGCTCCAGATCATCAACAGGACGCAGCAGGATCGGATCGAACTCAGGCTTCTCTTCTTTCTGCTCAGGCTCGCTCATGTCGCGCAGTTCGACAAAGGCTTCCAACTGCTCAGCCATGATAGTGGCGGCGCGGCGGATGGCCTCTTCGGGATCGATGGTACCGTTGGTTTCCATGTCGATCACGAGCTTGTCGAGGTCGGTGCGTTGTTCAACACGAGCGCGCTCTACGTTGTAGGCGATACGCTCAACGGGAGAGAAACCGGCGTCGACCAACAGGCGGCCAACGGGACGGTCATCCTCTTCCAGAGAAAGACGAGAAGACGCAGGAACGTAGCCACGACCCACCTCAACCTTGATACGCATGGAAATTTGCGCGTCGCCGGTCAGGGTGCAGATGTGGTGTTCAGGGTTCATGATTTCCACATCACCATCAGTGGTGATGTCTGCTGCCACTACCGCACCAGCACCGCTCTTATTGAGCGTCAGGATGGCTTCGTCCTTACCGTGCAGTTTGACGGCCAGACCTTTCAGGTTCAGGAGGATTTCAATAACGTCCTCTTGAACGCCTTCCTTGCTGGAGTACTCGTGCAGTACGCCATCAATTTCCACTTCCGTCACGGCACAGCCGGGCATGGAAGACAGAAGAATGCGACGCAGCGCATTACCAAGGGTGTGACCGAAACCGCGTTCAAGCGGCTCCAGGGTCACCTTGGCTCGAGTCGGGCTGAGGCTTTCAATGTCCACCAGCCGCGGCTTGAGAAAATCAGTAACAGAACCCTGCATATAGTCCTCTCTAGTGCGTTAAGCTTTACTTGGAGTAAAGCTCGACGATCAGCTGTTCGTTGATGTCGGCGGACAGATCAGTACGCTCAGGAAGACGCTTGAAGGAGCCTTCCATCTTGTCTTTGTCAACTTCCAGCCAGGTCGGCTTTTCACGCTGCTCGGCCAGTTCCAGAGCCGCTTTAACGCGAGCTTGTTTTTTGGCCTTTTCACGGATGGAGACGACGTCGTTTACGGAGATCTGGAAAGAGGCAATGTTGACAACCTTGCCGTTAACCAGGATCGCCTTGTGGCTAACCAGCTGGCGAGCTTCAGCGCGAGTAGCACCGAAACCCATGCGGTAGACCACGTTGTCCAGACGAGTTTCCAGCAGCTGCAACAGGTTTTCACCGGTGTTGCCTTTCAGACGAGCTGCTTCTTTGTAGTAGTTACGGAATTGCTTTTCCAGCACACCGTAAATGCGACGAACTTTTTGCTTCTCGCGCAGCTGTACGCCGTAGTCAGACAGACGGGGCTTACGGGCACCGTGTTGACCAGGAGCTTGCTCGAGTTTGCACTTGGAATCGATCGCACGCACACCGCTTTTCAGGAACAGATCAGTACCTTCGCGGCGGCTGAGCTTGAGCTTAGGACCCAAATATCTTGCCATGTTCTTTCTCCACTATCCTCTAGAAGCGAATTAAACGCGACGCTTCTTCGGCGGACGACAGCCGTTGTGCGGAATCGGCGTGACGTCGGTGATGTTGGTGATCCGGAAACCGGCAGCGTTCAGAGCGCGGATCGCGGACTCACGGCCCGGGCCAGGACCCTTCACATTCACTTCCAGGTTCTTCACGCCGTATTCAGCGGCAACGACACCCGCACGCTCAGCAGCAACCTGCGCAGCGAAGGGGGTGGACTTGCGCGAACCACGGAAGCCGGAGCCACCAGCAGTTGCCCAAGACAGAGCGTTACCCTGACGATCAGTGATAGTCACGATAGTGTTGTTGAAAGAAGCATGTACGTGGGCGATACCATCAACCACTTGCTTCTTGACGCGCTTACGAGCACGAGTCGGTGTTTTAGCCATCGTTTACCTTCCCGAATTATTTCTTGATCGGCTTACGAGGACCCTTACGGGTACGCGCATTAGTCTTAGTGCGCTGACCACGTACGGGCAGACCACGACGATGACGCAGGCCACGGAAGCAACCCAGGTCCATCAGACGTTTGATAGACAGGGTGACTTCACGGCGCAGGTCACCTTCAACGGTGTACTTACCGACTTCGTCACGAAGTTTGTCGATTTGCGTTTCATCCAGCTCGCGGATTTTCACGCTTTCTTCAATACCAGCGGCGGCACAAATGGCCTTAGCGCGGGTACGACCGATGCCATAAATGGCAGTCAGTGCGATCACAGCATGCTTATGATCAGGAATGTTAATGCCGGCTATACGGGCCATCAACTGCACTCCTAAAGTGGGTGGCTATCTGCGGAAAGCCCGTAAGGATACCCAACAGAAAGCCTGTTTTCAATTAAGCTGGCCAGCTATTTGCTGGCCAGCCCCGGATTAGCCTTGCCGTTGCTTGTGCTTCGGCTCAGTGCAAATCACGCGTACCACGCCGTGGCGCTTGATGATTTTGCAGTTGCGGCAAATTTTCTTAACGGATGCACGAACTTTCATTGCTTACTCCGTATGTTCAACGACACCAAAGGCTGGGCGGCTTAGCGCCCGTAGCCCTTGAGGTTCGCCTTCTTCAGGACGGACTCATACTGATGGGTCATCATATGGGTCTGCACCTGCGCCATAAAGTCCATGATGACAACCACGATAATGAGCAGCGAGGTACCACCGAAGTAGAACTGCGCATTGAACGCCACCATCATGAACTCAGGGATCAGACACACCAGGGTGATATAGATCGCGCCGGCCAAAGTTAGGCGAGTCATCACTTTGTCGATATAGCGAGCTGTTTGCTCGCCCGGGCGAATGCCCGGAATAAAGGCACCGCTCTTCTTCAGATTCTCTGCAGTCTCGCGCGGGTTGAAAACCAGCCCGGTATAGAAGAAGCAGAAGAAGATAATGGCTGCTGAATACAGCATCACGTACAACGGCTGACCTGGCGACAGAGACAGGGCCACATCTTGCAGCCAGGACAGTGACTCGTTCTTACTGAACCATTGAGCCAGAGTACCTGGGAACAGGATGATGGAGCTGGCGAAGATCGGCGGGATAACCCCGGCCATGTTGATCTTCAGCGGCAGGTGGGTGCTTTGGGCAGCAAAGACACGACGGCCCTGCTGACGTTTGGCGTAGTTGACGACGATGCGACGCTGGCCGCGCTCGACGAATACCACACCAAAAGTAACCACCACTACCGTTACAGCAATCATGAGTACGACGAGAACGCTCGTCCCCTCATGGTTCCACTGCTCTACTGTCTTACCGAGAGCCGGCGCCAAGCCAGCCACAATACCGGCGAAGATCAGGATGGAGATACCGTTACCGATACCCCGCTCTGTGATCTGCTCACCCAGCCACATCAGGAACATGGTACCGGTCACCAGGCTGACTACTGCAGTGAAGTAGAAAGCCGGGCCCGGGGACAGTACCAGTCCGTCGACCATATTGGGCAAGCCAGTGGCAATCCCGAAAGATTGCACTATCGCCAACGCCAGGGTACCCCAGCGCGTGTATTGGCTGATCTTACGGCGCCCTGCCTCACCTTCCTTTTTCAGTTCGGCAAGTGCAGGGTGCACGACGGTCAACAGCTGCACGATGATCGACGCCGAGATATACGGCATGATCCCCAGTGCAAAGACCGATGCCCGCTCAAGAGCACCACCGCTGAACATGTTGAACATGGACACGATGGTGTCTTTTTGCGATGCAAACAGATCGGCAAGAACAGCAGCGTCAATACCAGGAATGGGGACGAAGGAGCCAGCCCGGAAAACGATAATCGCCCCGAGCACGAAGAGCAGTCGACGTTTGAGTTCCGACAGTCCGCCTTGTGCCTTGTTGGTGTCCAGTCCTGGTTTAGCCATTGCCTATTATTCCTCGACCTTTCCGCCAGCGGCTTCGATGGCAGCGCGGGCACCTTTGGTGACACGCAGACCACGAACAGTCACAGGACGCTCGATGGCGCCGGACAGTACGACCTTGGCGAATTCAATGTTACGGGTGATGACGTTAGCGTCTTTCAGGCTGTTCAGATCAACCACATCACCTTCTACCTTGGCCAGCTCGGACAGGCGCACTTCAGAAGTCACCAGGGACTTGCGAGAAGTGAAGCCGAACTTCGGCAGACGGCGTTGCAGCGGCATCTGACCGCCTTCAAAACCAGCACGTACTTTACCACCACTGCGGCTCTTTTGACCTTTATGGCCACGGCCACCGGTTTTACCCAGGCCAGAACCGATACCACGACCGACACGCTTAGGAGCGGACTTGGAACCAGCGGCAGGGGACAGGGTATTCAGTTTCATCCGATTAGCCCTCCACCTTCACCATGTAATAGACCTGGTTGATCATGCCACGCACGGCCGGAGTATCTTCCAGCTCAACGGTGTGGTTGATCTTACGCAGGCCAAGACCGCGCAGCGTGGCTTTGTGCTTAGGCAGACGGCCAATGGAGCTGCGAGTTTGGGTTACTTTTACTGTCTTGTTAGCCATGTGATTACCCCAGAATTTCTTCAACGGTGAGACCACGTTTGGCCGCTACGGCTTCCGGAGACTTGACGTCAACCAGGGCGCCGATGGTTGCACGAACCACGTTGATCGGGTTGGTGGAACCGTAAGCTTTGGACAGTACGTTGTGTACGCCAGCCACTTCCAGGACGGCACGCATGGCGCCGCCGGCGATGATACCGGTACCTTCAGAGGCAGGCTGCATGTACACCTGGGAGCCGGAGTGACGGCCTTTAACCGGGTGGTGCAGCGTAGTGCCGTTCAGGGACACGGTTACCATGTTGCGGCGAGCTTGTTCCATGGCCTTTTGAATGGCGGCAGGAACTTCACGGGCTTTACCGTAACCGAAACCGATGCGACCGTTGCCGTCGCCCACTACAGTCAGTGCAGTGAAGCTGAAGATACGGCCGCCCTTAACTACTTTAGAAACGCGGTTAACGCTGATCAGTTTTTCGATCAGGTCACCGGCTTGCTTTTCTACGTTCGCCATGACTGCTCCTTAGAACTTCAGGCCGGCTTCACGAGCGGCGTCAGCCAAGGCGGCGACACGACCGTGATATTTGAAACCGGAACGATCGAATGCAACGCTGGTGACACCTTTCTCAAGGGCACGCTCGGCAATGGCTTTACCCACTGCTTTGGCGGCGTCGACGTTGCCGGTGTATTTCAGTTGCTCGGCCAGCGCCTTCTCCTGGGTGGAGGCGGAGGCGATAACTTCAGAACCGTTGGCTGCGATCAGCTGAGCGTAAATGTGGCGCGGTGTACGGTGAACCACCAGACGATTCGCACCCAGCTCTTGGATCTGCTTGCGTACGCGAGTAGCGCGACGCAGACGAGATGCTTTCTTGTCCATAGTGTTACCTTACTTCTTCTTAGCCTCTTTACGCAGGACGTTTTCGTCGGAATAACGCACACCTTTGCCTTTGTAGGGCTCGGGCGGACGGTAACCGCGAAGGTTGGCAGCCACTTGGCCTACCAACTGCTTGTCTGCGCCTTTGATAACCACTTCAGTTTGGCTCGGGCACTCGGCAGTGATGCCTTGCGGCAGTTCATACTCTACCGGGTGAGAGAAGCCCAGGGCCAAGTTCACTTTGGAACCTTGCACCTGCACTTTGTAACCCACGCCAATCAATTGCAGCTTACGGCTGAAGCCTTCAGTAACACCGATGACCATGTTGTTGATCAGGGCACGGGCAGTACCGGCCTGAGCAATTTCAGTAGCACCGTCTTTCAGGCTAACTTTCAGCTGGTTGTCTTCTTGGTTCACGGCCACAGCGTTGTTCAGAACGCGGCTGAGAGTACCGTTTTTACCCTTAACTGTGATTTCCTGACCGTCGAATTTAACTTCAACGCCGGCAGGAATAACCACAGGTGCTTTAGCGACACGAGACATTGTTCTACCCCCTTACGCTACGTAGCAGATGATTTCGCCACCCATGCCGGCTTTACGCGCAGCACGGTCGCTCATCACGCCCTTGGACGTAGAGACGATAGCAACGCCCAGACCACCCATGACTTTCGGCAGCTCATCTTTTTTCTTATAGATGCGCAGACCGGGGCGGGAAACGCGTTGAATGCTCTCGACAACCGGCTTGCCCTGGAAATACTTCAGGGTCACTTCCAGCTCGGGCTTGACGTCGCCAGAAACTTGATAACCGGCGATGTAACCTTCTTTCTTCAGCGTCTCGGCGATAGCCACCTTCAGCTTGGAAGAAGGCATGGAGACCGCAACCTTACGCGCCTGTTGGCCGTTACGGATGCGAGTCAGCATGTCAGCGATAGGATCTTGCATGCTCATAATGCTTCACTCCCTAAGTGGCTTACCAGCTAGCCTTTTTCAGGCCAGGAATTTCACCGCGCATCGCAGCTTCACGCACCTTGATACGGCTCAGGCCGAACTTGCGCAGGAAAGCGTGCGGACGACCAGTCACACGGCAGCGGTTACGCTGACGGCTGCGGCTGGAATCACGCGGCAGGGATTGCAGTTTGAGCACGGCGTCCCAACGCTCTTCGTCAGAGCTGTTGACGCTGCTGATAGTAGCTTTCAGGGTCGCTCGCTTTTCAGCGAACTGAGCTACCAGCTTGGCGCGCTTGGCCTCGCGGGCCTTCATTGATTGCTTTGCCATAACCCTAATTCCTTACTTTTTGAACGGGAAGTTAAAGGCAGCCAGCAGAGCACGACCTTCCTCGTCATTCTGCGCAGTAGTGGTGATGGTGATGTCCAGACCACGTACGCGATCGACTTTGTCGTAGTCGATTTCAGGGAAGATGATTTGCTCGCGAACACCCATGCTGTAGTTGCCACGACCGTCGAAAGATTTCGGGTTGAGGCCACGGAAGTCACGGATACGGGGAATAGAAATCGAGACCAGACGCTCGAAGAATTCCCACATACGTTCGCCACGCAGGGTTACTTTGCAACCAATGGGGTAGCCTTCACGGATCTTGAAGCCCGCCACGGATTTACGCGCTTTGGTGATGAGGGGCTTCTGACCGGAAATGGCTGCCAGGTCGGCAGAGGCATTATCCAGCAGCTTTTTGTCAGCCACAGCTTCACCTACACCCATGTTCAGGGTGATTTTCTCAATCCGAGGGACTTGCATGACTGTCTTGTAGCCGAGCTGCTTGAACAGTTCAGGCACTACAGTCTCTTTGTAGAAATCATGCAGTTTCGCCATCGTTTACTCCAAAAATCAGTTGATGACTTCGTTATTGGACTTGAAGAAACGGACCTTTTGGCCTTCTTCAAGACGGAAACCGACACGGTCAGCCTTGCCAGTTTTGGGGTTAAAGATGGCTACGTTGGAAGCCTGAATAGGGGCTTCTTTCTCGATAATGCCACCCTGAACACCCAGGTAGGGGTTGGGCTTTTGGTGTTTTTTGATGACGTTTACGCCTTCAACGATCAGCTTGCCGGTAGCCAGGACCTTGGTGACTTTGCCACGCTTGCCCTTGTCTTTGCCGGTCAGCACGATCACTTCATCGTCACGACGAATTTTCGCTGCCATTGGGATACTCCTTACAGTACTTCCGGCGCCAGAGAGATGATCTTCATGAACTTCTCTGAACGCAGTTCACGAGTCACCGGGCCGAAGATACGGGTGCCAATGGGTTCCTGCTTAGCATTAAGCAGTACCGCAGCGTTACGATCGAAACGGATCAGAGAACCGTCAGGACGACGCACACCTTTTTTGGTACGCACTACCACCGCGTTAACCACATCACCTTTTTTCACTTTACCGCGCGGAATTGCTTCCTTAACGGTAACTTTGATGATGTCGCCAACAGCGGCATAACGGCGGTGCGAACCACCCAGAACCTTAATACACATTACGCTGCGAGCGCCGCTGTTATCAGCAACGTCGAGCATACTTTGCATTTGGATCATGTTAGTGCTCCGCTAATAAATAACTACAGCCCAGAATTGGGCCACCTTTGGCTGCCTATAGCAAAGGCGCGACAGTTTAACACCATCACCCCGCCATGGGTAGCGCCAAGGCCAATAAAAATACAATGACCCCGTAGCCGGGGTCATTGATGGGTTGCGCGGGCTAAGGTCGATTAGACCTTGGCCGGACGCTCAACGATCTCAACCAGGGTCCAGGACTTGGTCTTGGACAGCGGACGGCATTCGCGAATGGTCACGACGTCGCCAGCTTGGCACTCGTTGTTTTCGTCATGCACGTGCAGCTTGGTGGTGCGCTTGATGAACTTACCGTAGATCGGGTGCTTAACAAAGCGCTCGATGGCTACAGTAATGGACTTGTCCATTTTATCGCTGACCACACGGCCCTGCAGTGTACGAACAGTCTTCTCAGTCATTACGCACCTGCCTTCTCGTTGAGAACAGTTTTGACGCGTGCAATATTGCGACGCACTTTCTTCAGCTCGTGGCTCTGAGACATCTGACCGGTCGCTGCTTGCATGCGCAGGTTGAATTGCTCACGCAGCAGGTTGATCAGTTCAGCGTTCAGGTCCTCAACGCTTTTTTCACGCAGTTCTGTCGCTTTCATCACAGCACCGTCCGGATCACAAAGGTGGTCTTAAACGGCAGTTTGGCGGCCGCCAAGGCGAACGCTTCACGTGCCAGCTCTTCGGAGACACCGTCCATTTCATACAGGACCTTGCCGGGTTTGATCTCGGCGACCCAGTATTCTACGGAACCTTTACCTTTACCCATCCGCACTTCCAGAGGCTTCTCGGAGATCGGCTTGTCGGGGAATACCCGGATCCAGATCTTACCTTGACGCTTGACGTGACGGGTCATGGCACGACGGGCTGCTTCAATTTGACGCGCGGTCATACGACCACGGCCGATGGCTTTCAGGCCAAAGGTACCGAAGGAGACCTTGGCACCGGCTTGCGCCAATCCGCGGTTGCGCATCTTGTGCTGCTTGCGGAATTTTGTACGTTTCGGTTGCAACATCGCTGGAACTCCTTACTTGCCACCTTTGCCTTTCTTCTTCGGCTCGGGCTGCACTTCGGCTACCGGCATACCGCCCAGAACTTCACCTTTGAAGATCCAAACTTTGGTGCCGATCACGCCGTAAGTGGTGTGAGCTTCGGAAGTGGCATAATCGATGTCAGCGCGCAGGGTGTGCAGCGGCACACGGCCTTCACGGTACCATTCGGTACGAGCGATTTCGGCGCCACCCAGGCGGCCGTTCACTTCTACCTTGATACCCTTGGCACCCAGACGCATGGCGTTTTGTACCGCACGCTTCATAGCGCGACGGAACATGACGCGGCGCTCCAGCTGGCTGCTGATGCTGTCAGCTACCAGTTGCGCATCCAGCTCAGGCTTACGCACTTCGCTGATGTTGATTTGCGCGGGCACGCCGGCAATCTTGGCAACGGCTTTGCGCAGCTTCTCAACGTCTTCGCCTTTCTTACCGATCACCACACCCGGACGAGCGGTGTGAATGGTGACACGGATAGACTTGGCAGGACGCTCGATGACGATACGGGATACGGAAGCGGCAGCCAGTTCCTTTTTCAGGAACTTGCGCACTTCGTGGTCGCCGTACAGGTTGTCAGCAAAGTCTTTGGTGTCCGCATACCAGGTAGCGTTCCAGGGCTTCACGATGCCCAGGCGGATACCATTAGGATGTACTTTCTGTCCCATTGCTTATCTCCCGGTTCAACGGTCAGCGACAACCACAGTGATGTGGCTGGTACGCTTGAGGATACGATCCGCACGACCTTTGGCGCGGGGCATGATGCGTTTCATGGTCGGACCTTCGTCAACGAAGATCTTGGCCACTTTCAGTTCATCAATGTCCAGACCGTAGTTGTGCTCGGCATTGGCAATGGCAGACTCCAGTACCTTCTTGACCAGACCGGCAGCTTTTTTGTCGCTGAAGGTCAGAGTGTCAATGGCCTTGGCCACGGGCAGACCGCGAACCTGATCAGCAACCAGGCGAGCCTTCTGCGCAGAGGTACGGGCAAAACGATGTTTAGCGATAGCTTCCATCTTTTACTCCTTAACGCTTCTTGGCTTTCTTGTCCGCGGCGTGACCACGGTAAGTACGGGTCGGCGCGAACTCGCCCAGCTTGTGACCGATCATTTCGTCGGAAACGTAGACTGGAACATGCTGACGACCATTATGGACAGCGATGGTCAAACCGATCATGTTCGGAATGATCATTGAACGACGGGACCAAGTCTTGATAGGTTTCTTGTCCCCGCTTTCCACCGCTTTCTCTACCTTCTTCAGCAAGTGCAGGTCGATAAACGGACCTTTCTTGAGAGAACGTGGCATGGTGATTCCTCTACCTTAGTTACTTGCTACGACGGCGTACGATGAACTTGTCAGTACGCTTGTTCTTACGGGTTTTAGCGCCCTTGGTCGGCTTGCCCCACGGAGATACCGGGTGACGGCCACCAGAGGTACGGCCTTCACCACCACCGTGCGGGTGATCGACGGGGTTCATCGCCACACCGCGGACGGTGGGACGAACGCCACGCCAGCGCTTGGCACCGGCTTTACCCAGTTGACGCAGCATGTGCTCAGCGTTGCCTACTTCACCAACGGTGGCGCGGCAATCGGCAGGCACTTTGCGCATTTCGCCGCTACGCAGACGCACGGTTACATAAGCGCCGTCGCGAGCAACGATTTGGACGTAGGCACCGGCAGAACGAGCGATCTGAGCGCCTTTACCAGGCTTCAGTTCGACAGCGTGCACGGTAGAACCAACAGGGATGTTGCGCATCGGCAGGGTGTTACCTGCTTTGATGGGGGCATCCACACCAGATTGGATCTTGTCGCCAGCCTGCAGGCCTTTGGGGGCCAGGATGTAGCGACGCTCACCGTCTGCATACAGAACCAGTGCGATGTTGGCGCTGCGGTTCGGATCGTATTCCAGGCGCTCTACAGTGGCAGGTACGCCATCTTTGTTGCGCTTGAAGTCAACGATACGGTAGTGCTGCTTGTGACCACCACCGATGTGACGGGTAGTGATGCGGCCAGCATTGTTACGACCACCGGTCTTGGACTTTTTGTCCAGCAGGGCGGCGTGCGGTTTGCCTTTGTGCAGCTCAGGGTTAACCACTTTAACAACGTGGCGGCGACCCGGAGATGTCGGCTTACATTTAACGATAGCCATAGCTCTGAATCCTCCCCTTACTCAGCGCCGCCGAAGTCGATCTCTTGACCGGGCTTCAGGGTCACGTAGGCTTTTTTCCAATCGCTGCGACGGCCGAAGCGGGCGCCGTGACGTTTGGTTTTGCCTTTGACATTGACGGTGCGAACAGCGTCCACTTCTACTTCGAAGAGCTTCTCTACGGCAGCCTTAACTTCGGCCTTGGTAGAGTCGGTAGCGATCTTCAACACAACAGTGTTGAACTTCTCGGCAACCATGGTGCTCTTTTCAGAGACGTGAGGGGCGCGAATCACTTTCAGAATGCGTTCTTCACGGATCATGCCAGCATCTCCTCAAGTTGCTTCACAGCACCGGCAGTCATCAGCACCTTGTCGAAGGCGATCAGAGATACCGGGTCGATACCGGCTACATCACGCACGTCGACCTTGTACAGGTTGCGGGCCGCCAGGAACAGGTTCTCGTCGACTTCTTGAGTCACGATCAGCACGTCCTTCAGCTCCAGCTCGCCAAGCTTGGCGACCAGTTCTTTGGTCTTGGGTGCAGAGACAGCGAAGTTCTCGACAACAACCAGGCGCTCCTGACGAACCAGTTCAGACAGGATGCTCTTGATCGCGCCGCGATACATTTTCTTGTTAACTTTCTGCTCGTAGTTTTGCGGCTTAGCGGCAAAACTCACACCACCGGAGCGCCAGATGGGGCTGCGGATGGTGCCGGCACGGGCGCGGCCGGTGCCTTTTTGACGGAAGGGCTTCTTGCCGCCGCCGGATACTTCTGAGCGGGTCTTCTGAGCACGGGTACCCTGACGAGCAGCGGCAGCGTAGGCCACTACTACTTGGTGTACCAGGGCTTCATTCAGCTCACGCCCAAAGGTAGCTTCGGAAACTTCAAGAGCGCCTTGCGCGTCTTTCAATACCAATTCCATCACCTATCTCCTCAGACGTTACGCTTTCACAGCGGGTTTAACGATGAGGTCACCACCGGTAGCGCCGGGAACGGCGCCTTTAACCAGCAGCAGG is drawn from Gallaecimonas xiamenensis 3-C-1 and contains these coding sequences:
- the rplO gene encoding 50S ribosomal protein L15 — its product is MKLNTLSPAAGSKSAPKRVGRGIGSGLGKTGGRGHKGQKSRSGGKVRAGFEGGQMPLQRRLPKFGFTSRKSLVTSEVRLSELAKVEGDVVDLNSLKDANVITRNIEFAKVVLSGAIERPVTVRGLRVTKGARAAIEAAGGKVEE
- the rpsE gene encoding 30S ribosomal protein S5, with amino-acid sequence MANVEKQAGDLIEKLISVNRVSKVVKGGRIFSFTALTVVGDGNGRIGFGYGKAREVPAAIQKAMEQARRNMVTVSLNGTTLHHPVKGRHSGSQVYMQPASEGTGIIAGGAMRAVLEVAGVHNVLSKAYGSTNPINVVRATIGALVDVKSPEAVAAKRGLTVEEILG
- the rpmD gene encoding 50S ribosomal protein L30; the encoded protein is MANKTVKVTQTRSSIGRLPKHKATLRGLGLRKINHTVELEDTPAVRGMINQVYYMVKVEG
- a CDS encoding DNA-directed RNA polymerase subunit alpha, which encodes MQGSVTDFLKPRLVDIESLSPTRAKVTLEPLERGFGHTLGNALRRILLSSMPGCAVTEVEIDGVLHEYSSKEGVQEDVIEILLNLKGLAVKLHGKDEAILTLNKSGAGAVVAADITTDGDVEIMNPEHHICTLTGDAQISMRIKVEVGRGYVPASSRLSLEEDDRPVGRLLVDAGFSPVERIAYNVERARVEQRTDLDKLVIDMETNGTIDPEEAIRRAATIMAEQLEAFVELRDMSEPEQKEEKPEFDPILLRPVDDLELTVRSANCLKAEAIHYIGDLVQRTEVELLKTPNLGKKSLTEIKDVLASRGLSLGMRLENWPPASLVDRD
- the rpmJ gene encoding 50S ribosomal protein L36, coding for MKVRASVKKICRNCKIIKRHGVVRVICTEPKHKQRQG
- the rpsK gene encoding 30S ribosomal protein S11, encoding MAKTPTRARKRVKKQVVDGIAHVHASFNNTIVTITDRQGNALSWATAGGSGFRGSRKSTPFAAQVAAERAGVVAAEYGVKNLEVNVKGPGPGRESAIRALNAAGFRITNITDVTPIPHNGCRPPKKRRV
- the rpsD gene encoding 30S ribosomal protein S4 — protein: MARYLGPKLKLSRREGTDLFLKSGVRAIDSKCKLEQAPGQHGARKPRLSDYGVQLREKQKVRRIYGVLEKQFRNYYKEAARLKGNTGENLLQLLETRLDNVVYRMGFGATRAEARQLVSHKAILVNGKVVNIASFQISVNDVVSIREKAKKQARVKAALELAEQREKPTWLEVDKDKMEGSFKRLPERTDLSADINEQLIVELYSK
- the rplR gene encoding 50S ribosomal protein L18, whose translation is MDKKASRLRRATRVRKQIQELGANRLVVHRTPRHIYAQLIAANGSEVIASASTQEKALAEQLKYTGNVDAAKAVGKAIAERALEKGVTSVAFDRSGFKYHGRVAALADAAREAGLKF
- the rplQ gene encoding 50S ribosomal protein L17, with product MRHRKSGRQLNRNSSHRQAMFRNMASSLVRHEVIKTTVPKAKELRRVVEPLITLAKTDSVANRRLAFARTRDKEVVGKLFNELGPRYQDRPGGYLRILKCGFRAGDNAPMAFVELVDRPVATEAAAEEAAAE
- the secY gene encoding preprotein translocase subunit SecY is translated as MAKPGLDTNKAQGGLSELKRRLLFVLGAIIVFRAGSFVPIPGIDAAVLADLFASQKDTIVSMFNMFSGGALERASVFALGIMPYISASIIVQLLTVVHPALAELKKEGEAGRRKISQYTRWGTLALAIVQSFGIATGLPNMVDGLVLSPGPAFYFTAVVSLVTGTMFLMWLGEQITERGIGNGISILIFAGIVAGLAPALGKTVEQWNHEGTSVLVVLMIAVTVVVVTFGVVFVERGQRRIVVNYAKRQQGRRVFAAQSTHLPLKINMAGVIPPIFASSIILFPGTLAQWFSKNESLSWLQDVALSLSPGQPLYVMLYSAAIIFFCFFYTGLVFNPRETAENLKKSGAFIPGIRPGEQTARYIDKVMTRLTLAGAIYITLVCLIPEFMMVAFNAQFYFGGTSLLIIVVVIMDFMAQVQTHMMTHQYESVLKKANLKGYGR
- the rpsM gene encoding 30S ribosomal protein S13, giving the protein MARIAGINIPDHKHAVIALTAIYGIGRTRAKAICAAAGIEESVKIRELDETQIDKLRDEVGKYTVEGDLRREVTLSIKRLMDLGCFRGLRHRRGLPVRGQRTKTNARTRKGPRKPIKK